The region TTCATGCCTTTATATCCCTGTGTATGATTCCATTGCGATGTAAATACTCCAGACCATGCAAAATTTGTTTAGTGTATTTCCTGATGACCTGATAAGCAAATACATTCAATCAAAACCGCTCTGTAGTGGttaaattatcaaatatagtaGATACATAACAATTAGTACTTACAGCCTCAGGGAATGATCCGAGCCTCCCAAGGAGTGACTGGATCGATCCTCCTGGCACAAACTCCAGCAGAATATTTAATGAGTTCTCCTCCCGCACCGTTCCAATATATCTCTGCTCAAACCATGCCAGATAGATCAAAATCAAACACCTTCACCGAAatgaagaacacaaacaaatGTAGCTATGTAGCGCCTACTCACAACAATGTTGGGATGTGAGAGGTTCTTGAGTAGCTTCACTTCGTCCTCAAGCTCCCTTACGTGTCCCTAATAAAAGTTTTCCAATTATAAACACTTTAGAACATAGAGGAGGTCAAGGAAGAGTATCATAATTGCACAAATTGGTTAGAGAAATTAAAACAAGCAAGTAGTTGAGCAAAGGTACTCACTTGGGCCTTCTCCCTCGCCGCGTTGCTGCTTCCGATCAAAACCTGCAAGCAAAAAAAGGCACGATACCGATCAGATCAGAACAAATCGCCTTCGATCGAAACATCAGCAACTTTTGCAGAATCGTCCTGACCTGCTTGACGGCGAGGAGCTCGCCGGAATCGAGGTCCATGCCGAGGAAGACCGACCCGAACGCGCCGCTCCCGAGGAGATCACCCTTGCGAAACCGGATCGGCGggttctcctcctctcctcctacTCCGCTGCCACCGTCTCTCCCCTCGGACACCCGAGCCGCGGGCTGTGGCGACAGCGACTGtgacggcgggggcgggggcaggaggcggcgcgggggcgagGGGCTCTTGGAGATGGATGCCATCCCGAGCAGCCCCATCCCCCTCGACTTGCGGAGGCACGTGCTGATCCGCCCCCTGAACCCCAAACCGgaagcaccaccaccagcaccagcaccagcaccagaaGCACcggacgcggaggcggaggcgggctcgtcgagcgcggcggcgctgctcccGGGGCGGAAGGAGATGGAGCGGCGGACGGAGTCGAAGAGCTCCTGGaacccgcctccgccgccgccgccagtggCGTCGTCCCGCCGCATCGCCGTGGTAGTGGATCCCGCGCGgatcgtcggcgacggcgagggttTGGGGGCGGATCGGATTGGGGGAATTGGGGGGGATTCGGTGGGAGGAGCGAGTGgggaattttttgaaaatggtCGGGGGACGCGGTGGAGTGGGACGGAATTGCCCCTCTCGACCGTTGCAATTTGGGAGGGGAAAGTGTCGTCTGCTCACTGCTTTCTTTCCCACTTGCCACCCACTGTGCTCcgttataaaattataagagtGAAGTGTACCAGTgatctctaaatttatatgcatgcGTCATCTAGGTctctaaattcttaaaatgcatttttggatccccgaacttgtccgaaggtgtcatataggtccaaacgggcttcGATccactccatccgctgacgtggcatgccacggtagcgcctacgagaagagatagaagaataaggaggagagagaaacctatatgtgggacccacatgacaCCACCAACATATAGGCGTCACCGTGGCATACCACGTGATGGAGCGGGTCGAaacccgtttggacctatatgacacccccggacaagttcggggaccaaaaatacattttgagagttcagagacctagatgacacatacatataagtttagggaccgctggtgcacttttCCTTTGATGCTTCTTGTAATCGGAAATGTTACCGAACGGGCTCCCGCTTCCCGTTACAGGATCCTCTGATGCTTATTTTCCTTCTCATTTGCACGAGCTCTGCCGCCAACGACGACGATGCTGctacttctcttccttctcatTTGCACTAGCCGATCTGTTCGTTCTCATGCATGCAGTAGAGGCGTTGAGGTTGCAGTACTTGATGTCGTTCAGCAGCGgctgcggcgacgacgacagcggctGCTGtagtgacgacgacgacgacgagggcggtGACTGTGGCAACGACGATTGCGCCAACAgtggcgacggtgacgactaTCCCGACGGCGATGACTACGCCAACAGTGGTGACGGTGACGACTaccgcgacggtgacgactGCGGCAACAGTGGCGACGGTGATGGCCGGGAGCAACTAGCGACGGTCGACGGCACCTACAGCGTCGGCAGCGACGACCGTGACGACGGTAGTGACGACGATGAGGATTCGTACCAGATATGATATTGTTCGAGTATCATACATGATATATGTGAGATACTATGTTACTTAGTAAGGTACCATGTTACTTGAGTATACTATCTTAAAGTATCATATACGATACATATGAGATAGCATGTTACCTGATATGGTAACATGTCTAATACATTTGAGGTAACATGTTACCTAGAAAGTACCATGTTACTTACACAATATAACATGACTAGAGCTTATCCCGTTGCTTAACAGTATACTATGCCGTAGCAGCCCCCATTTGTAATAAGGAAAATAATACACGTCATTAGGGCATAAAGAAAGTTGTTTATTACATGACTCTTTTCTTAATCGTcacgtaaaataaatttgatgacATGAAGGGAgcagagagaaggagagagaaaagtcgATGTTATGTATGATAATGGTTAGGGTCGACTCTTGGTATTTATTTAAGATAACTTTATTGTACAATGGTAGATAAATAGGAAAGTATTATAATAAACAATatgttattatattaataaagcaATCATACCTAAATATACATTTGTagtactattataaaatatgtttttgttgtttgatGTAGATCAGCCAAGAATCTATAATATGTTCTACCTTTGAACCTGTCCTTACCTTTGAACCTGTCCTTAGATTCTTACATACTGTTTGAAAACCTGACGTGGCAAATCATGAATGTATCTTGATTTTTATACCCACGgttgaataaattaaatggcTGGATCTTTTCTTTAAATAGTTTAgtaacaaatttttaagtacATAAAGCATTACTCATCtaataaaatcttttagcTCCTCGAGAGAGTTTCCGACTATTTCAGGTTTTGCTCAACTCTTTAGTTCAGttcattttttacatattcTACGAATAGATATATAATACACAAAATGAGCTAAAAATCAGACGTTGGAATATCagtttttctcatattttcatcattaacttctaaaatatatgCCTCTCGTAATCTCAAGCTCCCTGAACATGGGATTTGGATTAGGGAGTTTGAGATTCTCGAGTGGGTGAGTAGCTAATTAGGGAGAACCTGAAAAGGCAAGGTTTCTCAACTTGGTAGATTTAGTTTATTAGATCTAGTTTAGTTTTTCGGTTCTGTGACTGCGTATTCTTACCATCCAAACACGAATAGAGACGAGTTTATGATTCTAGAATAAGTTCGTAGTGGCTAGAAACTCCTCTGATATATGGGACCAATGCCCCGTTGACAAGGCAGATAAGATATCTCGTTTTCCACACACACGTTTTatgaactgctaaatggtctattttttaaaaaatatatatatagaaaagttgctttaaaaaatcatatttacttattttatatttttaataattaattaattatgcaataatatattattacgttttccgcACCGAATAACTTAACCTCTCCCTTCCACCAGCCGAACGTGCCCCAAGTCCACAACCATCGATGCATCTATATAGTATCGTAGAGGATCCGTGTCTATTTTTGAAGATTGCACGTATCCATTTTCTagaggagaaaaggaaaacctGACCATACGCCCATCAcagtttataaatttatagtagtGCACAtgctttttttaaagaattttaTTTGATAGTAGTATGTCAGTTTGAAACCTCCTTTGGAATTGGGGATTCTTGGAGttgaatatgaaaatatactatttttacGTGATTTTGCATGAATACaccaatttcaaaaaaaattggaaaaaatatGCTGGATTCGCTGTCAATTCATCGGGCGACACCATGCGGTGCTCCGTCCACATGAACATGCCGCATTGTCGCCAAGTCATCAAGCAACACGCACGGTGTCGACAATTCAACCAGCGAATTAAGTATATTTTCacaaatagtttgaagtcaGTATATGTGTCCAAAACCActcaaaaatgatatatttccaAATTTAGTCCGGGATTCTTGTTCACGACAAGGCATACATAGGGTCTGcataatgatcaaatgtttgaaaattttaattttatcaatcaAATCCAGTTATTATTATTGAATGATAATCTGaaaacatgcacacaagtCAAAAAGCCTATACACATCCTCCCCCATGCACTACGCAcgtgtttgaaaaaaaataatcaatagtAAAAGTGGCGTACAtattccaaaattttaataagatgatcCGGCCCAGCTAGTATCTGTGTTGACTTGGCTCATGACAGGATTAGAGCTCCGTTGGCCTGCCAAGGGTTAGCTAGGATTAGAGTGTCCTATTTCGTCTTTTTGAAGGAAACAtgttaaaaagattttattgtagttaatttttaaattttgaattgattatattCCTTTTTCAAGCATTTGTTTGGTccgtaaaattattaaaatgattgaaataatGAGGGTCATTCTACAAATGCTTTAAGCATTATGCTTACATTacgatacaaaatttgaatcataaaaatgtttatattttggaactgaTGATAAAAacgtttatattttggaactgaTGGAATATTCAATCCTATTTTCACTAGTTATAACTCGACTTAGTACATGCACGACACAATTATATGACGGGGCAAGTACATCAATCAAAATATTCATTATGGTTTTACGAAGGACGGGACGAGTAACAAGTTAAACAAAgcgtgtttattttttattttcccaaAACACAATAATAAAACTATTGGTTGTAGCATTGGTTTTACGAAGTATTGATTGTAGTAGTTTCTTTTGAAGTAAAGGCCATGTTTTTtctgttattaaaaaaagagaaattgtACCTCATGTTGTTCAAAGCTTTGAAAGTTTGCATTAACAAAGTTAAAGCATAATTGTCAATGGGATTTCAGTAAGATTAGAGATTTGTTGTTCTTGGTTTCTCTTTCTTTGAGCATGTGTTAGAAAGCGCATCTATGAGTGCTTATACAGTTATAGTATGGTTTGCATGTTTAGCGGTGTGTGTTCGTGTCTTCTGTgtaattgaataaaaaaaaagtatatctgCCCAAGAACTCCAGGCGGTAGAGAAATCCGTTTGATGCCCACTTTGCAGGAAGCTTCCCATATACACATTGTTTAGAACTTTGGTACACACAAAAACAACTGACTCAACTTTGAAAGCTTGAAtagaaaatacataaataaaaatcttgaacgaatattgttttgataaaacaaaaaaacagccATGGCTGGCCAAACGTGTTCCAGGCAGCCCCATCCTCCTTTACAGCTCGCACGGGCATTTCCAGTTGATCCAAATGATATAGAGTATCAATTAATCAGTAAGCACTTTTACATCCACTGGACAGCTCCATTATAATAGGACACTTTCTTCTTATCGATCAATACTTAACATAATACTTGCACTTGCAGACATCAGTTTATCTTTTGTGCCGTCTTCACTACTCAGGACCATgtgttataaaataataaaagaggTTTTGAGTCATTGTACTCTCAGTGTCACTGGAAGTAAGCCAGTCAAGAAGAACACCCATATCTTGCATCCAAAACAAAGCAATGCATGACACATTGGGTCCAACCACCTTACTGCCTCCTCTCAATAAGCAAAGCTATGTTTATGGTTGGGAGTCTGCTCAGCAGACAACCAATCTAGACAAAGCTCTTCTTTTATCAGATGATCCAGTATTCAACTGTCAACTCACACCAACCTAGAAATAATCCTCTTTGGTATTCTATTAGTAGGAGggttttagccttaaattatgcttatgctttgCCATTACTACAGTACATAGAAGAAATCAAGAGTGCAATTATACAGAGAATGGCATGCACAAACTTGCAAGCAACAACCAACACTGAAACAGACATGGACACCTATGTACAAATTGTCAGACACACAATGGAACAAATTATCAGTACAGAGTGcagacacacacatatatgcatCATATTCCAACAACTCACAATCTGTCTCTAGTAAGTTTAACCAGCCATCCAAAGTGACAAATCACCAAGCAATTATGCAAAAAATGACTCGAGAACACAGCATGATTGAACACTCTGATGAGCAGATAACcaaaaaagagtttttttttttagctccAGAACATAGCTTCAATCGATGCATACTGATCGCCAGTGATGATCACGAGCATCACTCGGTGGGGACGGggcaggaggagcagcagcccAGCtcgcggcgcgccggcggtggaCCGGCGCCGATGACGCGGcgatgccggcggcggcattgCCCTCGCTGTTCATGCAGCCCGGCAGGTCGCCGTCGTTGTAGTCACCTAGGCCCAGCACTACGCGCAGTGCCTTCCGTGCCATCTCCTTGTGCTCGCCGGCGGGGGCTCGCTCGGCGATGAGGGTGAGGGGTCGgtccgcgccggccgctctgGCGAGCCCCCGGAACCGCGGGTTCCCCCTGCTCATGCCGTACAACGCCGCGACGCACAGCTCCTCCAGCTCGGAGCGGTGGGTGTCGTCGGAGAGGACGGCGGacaccgtcgccaccgcgcccgtGTCCATCAGCGCGGCCCGGCCCTCCGCGCACTTGGCCATGTTGCAGGTCACCATGAGCGCCAGCCGGCGGATGTGCATGGGCTCGGCGGTGGAGTCGGACGCGATGGAGAGCAGGTTCTTGGCCGCTCCGGGGGCCCGCGCGAGCTTGGACTGGTTGACGGGGGCGAGGGAGAGGTGGTACAGCGCCATGCCGGCGtcgaggcgcgcgcgcggggcgtGCTCTCGGGTCGTGAGGAGGTCGAGCAGCGGGGGAACGGCGCGGAGCACGCCGATGGCGGCGCGGTTGCCCTCGTGCAGCGCGAGGCCGAAGAGCGCGCCGGCCGCGTGCTCGCACGCCTCTGGTGATGCGGCGGTGCCCGAGGAGAGCACCTCGACGAGCGCCGGAACGGCGCCCGCGCGGACGATGGGGACCCTGTTCTCCGGCTCGATGGTGAGGTTGGCCAACGCTGCGGCGGCGTCAGCGTGCGCCTTGGCCGTGTGGCGCTTGGAGAAGAGCACGCggcggagcgcggcgagcaGCCGCGGCACGCAGATCGCTCGCCTCCTCTCTGCGCTCTCCCGCGTCTCCCGCCGCAGCACCGCCATAGCCGTCTCCACCTGGTCCTCGTCCCCTGCCTCCACCACCTTCACCACCACAGCAActacctccacctcctccgccgcctcagCGACCCGCGACACCGGCACCTCCTTCTCACCCGCCACGTCCTTCACGCGCGCCACCTCCACAACCTCCACCGTAGCCATCTCCGACGACGACCCGGACGAGGAcgtcgacgcggcggacgcgcGGGAGGAGCACGACAGGTTCGACGACGACCTCGCGGGCACCATCGTCGGcacagccggcgccgccatcgtCCGCACCGCAGCCGCAGGAACCGCGCGGAGCACCGCCTCCCGTGCCTCCGCGGCGGAAGGCGCCGCAGGCGCCGCTCGCCCCGACCGCTCGTGCAACGTCCCTATGGCCGCCTTGAGCGCGTTGTTTGGtatggccgcggcggcggcggcggcgccagccACCGAGGCCCCGGGAGGGCAGAGCTGGAGCTCCGCGCATGCCTCGACGCATGCGCGCTCGTACGTCCTCCCCGGCGGCAGGATGACCGGGTCAGCCATCGGCTTCCCGGAGATCGGGCACAGGAACTCCtccggcaccaccaccaccaccacctcctcctcctcctccttccgcGGGGACGGGACCGCAGccagtggtggcggcggcggcggcagcgacggaggtgCCGGCTTGCGCTTGGCCCTGGGGAAGGGCGGAAGCGGCAGCTTCCAGCGCCGCGCGCGTGGAGCACCCATGCtacggcgggcggcggcggcgtgtgtTCTTTTTCTCCAGTGAGGCTTTGGCCTTTGGGCGTTAAGTAGTTCTACTGCATAGTAGTGTGTTGGgaactgacaggtggggccggGAGGTGACTTAGCATGGAAGGgacggaggagaggaagaagaaggctgCGCCTGCGTTGCGGGTCCAAAGATGGCGATAAAGGTCCGATGTATATTTATGGGTTTTTCGGTTCCAggatttttaagaaaattaggAAAGttgaactgttttttttaagttctataaaatttatgtgtttcAAAATAGCCTTACTCtattaaatagataaatagattgatttttatatcacGGGTATGCTAACGAGAAATATTTGTACTCAATAGGTTAGTGGGTCTAAGATATATAACCATAGCCTAATTGATAGccattaaattaaataaatataaattctaaGCTTAACTCATCTAAAACTAGGTCCAACCAACTAAAATGATCAGCTCAAACAATAccatataaataagaaaaatcataACTCTTCTCGACAATCTTCATTCACTCCACCCCTCCTAAATCATCACTTATCGCCACACAGCACCACATCCGTACTTCATCTCCCTCTCGGCTATCGCCATTGTCCTAGATTCCACCACTGTTGTCTCCGCGTTGCTCCACCGGTCACCAACCGCTGTCATCTGGTTCAACTCCACCTTAGTTGACCAATCCACCGTCGATGTCTCTCTGACTCATCAATTGTGGATGATAATCAGGTATGGGTTACATGTCACGTTATATTTAACCTAAGTAggtataagtaaaaaaatatatacctaCTAATCCCTAGGGATGGATATGTCAGTGAGTGTGTTTCGATTTTGTAGAGGCATCATATTCAGTGGATATAAACTCATCGTCATTTTTAGGCTTGTCAGGTCGTGGAATGTTGCGGTTTGGACGCGCGCGTGCGTGGGTCGGGGCCGCGCGGCAAAAggtgaaagaaagaaaagggtgCGTGTGGCCTGGTGGGGTTTGCGTTGCGGTGCGCCCGTGCAGGTGCAGTGCAGGGAGGTGGGGGGAGTCGTTTTCGGGAGGAAATCGTAGCGGCTCCGCGCAGGAAAACCCGAGCTCGCCTCCCTCGCCTGACCACAGCGGGCGTGCTACAGTGCGTGCGTCCAAAGACTAGCCAACGATCCAAGCACCAAACCAAAAGTAGGCCGGGTTAGGTCCGTCTCTCCGATCCTCCTACTGATTTTCTCTAGGTAAACTGTTTCTTCGAGGCTAATATATGTGTTCTGTTCCAAGGCATGTTGGTGGATCGATGGACCCGTCGGGTCTTTAAAATCATCCGGTTCAAAAAATACTATGTTTGGTAGTCCACGTCGTGTTTGTTGTCTGCTTATCTATAAGTTATTCGTCTAATTGTGCCCATACACTTCTCAAACCGTTAAAGCAggtaaacggtgtgttttctAAGATGTATACAAAAACTTTcgtttatatattaaatagttataaaagattatataatcTGATCGTTCCAGCCTCG is a window of Oryza brachyantha chromosome 8, ObraRS2, whole genome shotgun sequence DNA encoding:
- the LOC102720732 gene encoding secreted acidic protein 1A-like, with amino-acid sequence MHAVEALRLQYLMSFSSGCGDDDSGCCSDDDDDEGGDCGNDDCANSGDGDDYPDGDDYANSGDGDDYRDGDDCGNSGDGDGREQLATVDGTYSVGSDDRDDGSDDDEDSYQI
- the LOC121055172 gene encoding U-box domain-containing protein 39-like, yielding MGAPRARRWKLPLPPFPRAKRKPAPPSLPPPPPPLAAVPSPRKEEEEEVVVVVVPEEFLCPISGKPMADPVILPPGRTYERACVEACAELQLCPPGASVAGAAAAAAAIPNNALKAAIGTLHERSGRAAPAAPSAAEAREAVLRAVPAAAVRTMAAPAVPTMVPARSSSNLSCSSRASAASTSSSGSSSEMATVEVVEVARVKDVAGEKEVPVSRVAEAAEEVEVVAVVVKVVEAGDEDQVETAMAVLRRETRESAERRRAICVPRLLAALRRVLFSKRHTAKAHADAAAALANLTIEPENRVPIVRAGAVPALVEVLSSGTAASPEACEHAAGALFGLALHEGNRAAIGVLRAVPPLLDLLTTREHAPRARLDAGMALYHLSLAPVNQSKLARAPGAAKNLLSIASDSTAEPMHIRRLALMVTCNMAKCAEGRAALMDTGAVATVSAVLSDDTHRSELEELCVAALYGMSRGNPRFRGLARAAGADRPLTLIAERAPAGEHKEMARKALRVVLGLGDYNDGDLPGCMNSEGNAAAGIAASSAPVHRRRAASWAAAPPAPSPPSDARDHHWRSVCID